AAGGCGGTCAGCATTTCAGCCGGCAACCCGAAGCCACTGGTTCCGCTTTTTAAACAAGCAGGCCTGAAAGTCATGATCATGACCGCTTCCATAAAGCATTCGTTGAAAGCGCAAGAGTTGGGAGCTGACCTGATTGTTTGCGAGGGATTTGAGGCAGGTGGACATAACAGTCCGCTGGAAATGACCTTATTCACGATTCTGCCGCAAGTCACACGGGCTGTAACGGTGCCGGTTGTAGCTGCCGGAGCCATTTCAAACGGACAGGGCGTCGCCGCCGCTTTTGCATTGGGGGCAGAAGGTGTCCAACTGGGCACCCGATTCGTCGCGACAAAAGAATGCCAGGCGCATGACAATTACAAACAAATGCTGCTTGCTGCCAAAGATGACGCGACAGTCGTGCTGGAGCGAAGTATGGGACGTGTCTTGCGCGTATTGAAAAATCCGTTTGCTGAAAAAATCGTTGAATTTGAAAAATCGAATCCGACCGTTGAAGAGCTGCTCCCTTATATTCGAGGCACAAACAACCGTGTGGCGGCCATTGAAGGGCGGGTCGAGGAAGGCTGGATGAACTGCGGACAAGGTGTTGGCATGATCAACTCCATTGAAAGCGCGACAGACGTCGTGAAGAATCTGATGCAGGAAGCACAGGATGTGATTGCTTCTCTGCAACGGATCAACCCCTTGTTCCAACCCTAGCTCAACCTGCCCCGGCCGGCAAAGGGGTTCACCCTATCCTGACTGTGCACAAAATGCTGGACTTCGGTCTAGCATTTTTCTTTTTTTTCGTTGCAAGGTTTATATTCTTCCAAATCGGTTAACTCTAGTGAATGTAATACCAATGTGGGAGGAGAAACCATGAAAACGAAAAAAACGTATTTACTTGCCTTGCTTGTGTTGATGGCCAGTCTGTTTCTGCCCTCGTCGATAACATTGACACAGGCAAAAGATGTGTGCGATTGCCATAAACAATCGCTGCAGTCCGCTCTTGCATCCCGTTCCGGTTTTTCAACTTGGCAAAACAAGGAGCCTTTTGTTTCGCATCAAATCAAGGCTGGGGATACCCTATCCGGCTTGGCCCAACTTTATGGCACAGATATCGCAACCCTGATCGCCATGAACAGTGTTACAGATCCTCGCGCTTTACAAATCGGTCAAACGCTGACAATCCCCAAATCGTTAAAACAACAGCAAATTCCGGCTGTGATGAGTACTGATAAAATTATGAATTTCAATTTGACTGCTTACACAGCGGGACCGGAGTCTACCGGCAAATATCCGGGCCATCCGGGATACGGCATTACATCAACAGGCACACGAGCTACAGAAGGACGCACCATTGCCGTTGACCCACATGTCATTCCGTATGGCACAAAGGTCTATATTGAGGGCGTTGGCATCCGCACAGCAGAAGATACGGGCGGTGCAATCAACGGCAACCGAATTGACGTATATATGGAGGATCTCGGACAAGCCCTCCGATTCGGGGTCAAGAAAAATGTGCGCGTCTATGTACTTTCATCTCCGAATGGATAAAAGGTTTTAGCATGCTAGTTTTTGGACAATATGATAAATGCAGTTAATCGTCATATAGTAAAGATACACACTTCCATTTGACAACCAGAAAGGAGAAAACCGTATGATCACAATTGAAAACGTGATCCGCTCGGAGCAGAAGGGGCGGATCATCTACCAGGGAAATTTGATGTCCCAGCATGCAGACGCCCTCTCGACGATCCCTTTGTATAACCACCCGGACGGAACCGGGTACCAAAGACCGTTTGACAGCAACCGCGCGTTGGCGTACGCCCATTACCTGGAACAACCCAATGCCTGCTTAACACCCATTATCTTGAATGCGGACGGAAAATGGACATTC
The sequence above is a segment of the Effusibacillus dendaii genome. Coding sequences within it:
- a CDS encoding NAD(P)H-dependent flavin oxidoreductase, whose amino-acid sequence is MQNRVCELLNIRYPVIEGGLAYVGNGALAAAVSNGGGFGQVGVAGRSVDNFKEEVHIAAESTDKPFGVNLPLSEHSDITRYVEAILEVKDSIKAVSISAGNPKPLVPLFKQAGLKVMIMTASIKHSLKAQELGADLIVCEGFEAGGHNSPLEMTLFTILPQVTRAVTVPVVAAGAISNGQGVAAAFALGAEGVQLGTRFVATKECQAHDNYKQMLLAAKDDATVVLERSMGRVLRVLKNPFAEKIVEFEKSNPTVEELLPYIRGTNNRVAAIEGRVEEGWMNCGQGVGMINSIESATDVVKNLMQEAQDVIASLQRINPLFQP
- a CDS encoding 3D domain-containing protein — translated: MKTKKTYLLALLVLMASLFLPSSITLTQAKDVCDCHKQSLQSALASRSGFSTWQNKEPFVSHQIKAGDTLSGLAQLYGTDIATLIAMNSVTDPRALQIGQTLTIPKSLKQQQIPAVMSTDKIMNFNLTAYTAGPESTGKYPGHPGYGITSTGTRATEGRTIAVDPHVIPYGTKVYIEGVGIRTAEDTGGAINGNRIDVYMEDLGQALRFGVKKNVRVYVLSSPNG